The following proteins are co-located in the Branchiostoma lanceolatum isolate klBraLanc5 chromosome 16, klBraLanc5.hap2, whole genome shotgun sequence genome:
- the LOC136422008 gene encoding ras-related and estrogen-regulated growth inhibitor-like encodes MGERSHHTIRRSGSGAKDVRKLNRARVVVLGHPGCGKTALCVRFLTRRYIGEYEPNKESTYTTDTVVDGETIHLEILDTARKHQNEKVSLDASIKWGDGFVIMYSVTDRESFSAVKRIKRLIDAAKETLGIPVIIVANKRDLERSRAVRCAEGQELAGELSCPFFEISVADGYDSVASVFSRLIREVKCEFLKHLEAMEKRSKILNMRNVLFRRRRSKTQ; translated from the exons ATGGGGGAGAGAAGTCATCACACGATCAGACGGTCGGGCAGTGGAGCTAAGGACGTCCGGAAACTCAACAGGGCGAGGGTCGTGGTGCTAGGGCATCCTGGCTGTGGGAAAACAG CACTATGTGTGAGATTCCTGACCAGACGATACATAGGAGAGTATGAGCCTAATAAAG AGTCCACCTACACAACAGACACGGTGGTAGACGGGGAGACCATCCATCTAGAGATACTCGACACAGCGAGAAAG CATCAAAATGAGAAGGTGAGCCTGGACGCTTCCATCAAATGGGGAGACGGTTTCGTCATCATGTACTCGGTCACGGacag GGAGAGTTTCTCGGCCGTTAAGCGGATCAAGCGGCTGATAGACGCCGCGAAGGAGACGCTGGGCATCCCGGTCATCATCGTGGCCAACAAACGGGACCTGGAGCGGAGCAGGGCAGTCAGGTGCGCCGAGGGACAGGAGCTGGCGGGAGAACTATCGTGCCCGTTCTTTGAG ATCTCCGTGGCGGATGGATACGACAGCGTTGCCAGCGTGTTCAGCAGATTAATCCGCGAGGTGAAGTGCGAGTTCCTGAAGCATCTAGAGGCCATGGAGAAACGCTCCAAGATTCTCAACATGAGGAACGTTCTCTTCAGGCGCAGGCGCAGTAAGACGCAGTGA